The nucleotide sequence CCGCGACGGCGGTGCCCACCCGTTCCGCCGCCGTGCGGAGGAGGTCGACGTTCTGCGCGCACCACGGCGTGGTCGTCTGCAGCAACCCGGCCTCCTCCAGTCGTCGCCAGGAGCCGGAGTCGTCCTGCAACTCATCCGAGAGACGGGGAACGGTGTCCGGGGTCGAGGCACGGGACAGGGCGGCGATCGCGTCCAGGACGTGCGCGGTGTCAGGGGAGGCGGCCGAGCGCTCGGGATGACGACCCTCCACGTCTTCGATCAGGAGCACCGCCCACCCGTCCGCGGTGAAGGCGTCGACGAGGTGCGCGGCGGGCAGGGAGCGGGGGATCGCGCCGAGCACCTCGGCCTCCCGGACGTAGAGCGCGTACGTGCCGTCCGCGGACTCCTGCACCGCCTTGACGAACAGCCGCCGTCCGTCGGCGAAGGTGAGCCGTGAGGCCAGTCCCGCGGAGAATCCGCCGTCCTGCGACTGGGCCCGTGCCACCGGGGACCCGGCGAACTCCTCGACCCGGGCTCGGAGAGCAGGAGGGAGCTGAGTCCAGTCGAGGCGCGCCATCGCCCCAGCGTAGACGGCGTCTGCTCAGGCCCCGGTGAGGCCGACGAGTTCGGCGCTGCGCTGCCAGAGGGCCTCGGCGAGAGCGGGGTCGTTCACCTGCGGGTTCACGCGGGTGGTGAGGGCGCGCTCGTCGTAGTAGCTGCCAGAGATCCAGGTCTCGCCGGGGGTGCCTTCCAGGAACCAGCGCAGGGTCTCCCCGCCGCGGTCGCTGCCGATGAGCACGAGACGACGCAACGGCGTGCGGTAGACGAGGCGCATGATGCTGGACGATTCCGCGGCGAAGTTCGTCGCCACGGTGCCGGGG is from Microbacterium sp. BLY and encodes:
- a CDS encoding phosphotransferase, with product MARLDWTQLPPALRARVEEFAGSPVARAQSQDGGFSAGLASRLTFADGRRLFVKAVQESADGTYALYVREAEVLGAIPRSLPAAHLVDAFTADGWAVLLIEDVEGRHPERSAASPDTAHVLDAIAALSRASTPDTVPRLSDELQDDSGSWRRLEEAGLLQTTTPWCAQNVDLLRTAAERVGTAVAGDRLLHADLRADNILIEASGRARLLDWPWAARGAGWEDALLYLLDLRVEDAAADVRPLLDHPVFAGSDTADHIALLSAAGGAWFEKCRLPAPAGMTTLRDFQRREAIAATDWIAELVR